From the Variovorax paradoxus genome, the window GTCGCCTTCGTCATAGGCCTGCTGTGCACGCTCCAGCGTGGTGCGTGCGACCTGCTGGCTCAGGCGTTCGGGTTGCGGTGTGGGTTCGGGCGGCGGCGTTGTCGTGCAACCCGATACCACCAAAAGAGTGAACGCCAGAGCTGGCAGACATGACTTCAATCTTTTCTCCTACCTGCTGAATGCAATGTTCGGGATAGTGTGCCGCTGAGTTGCGACAACCACGCGATGCGCCATCGTAAATGCGCATGCTTTCGATAATATAGGTCGCGATCATCACGGGGAGATCTCAATGCATAGAAGAAGCTTGCTACAAGGCGCACTTGCAACGACACCTTTGTTTGCGGGCCTTGTCAGCGGATGCGCATCGACGGCCAAGTCGATGCCCACGCCCTACGCAGTCACCATCAGGATCGACGACGGCGTCAACCCCGACGGGCGCGGCCAGGCGGCACCGATCCTCGTCAAGGTCTTCGAACTGAAATCTTCCGGTAACTTCGAGACGGCAGACTACTTTGCACTGCAGGACCGCGATCGCGAGACGCTCATGACCGAACTCGTCAACGCGGACCAGGCCATCATGCGCAGCGGCGAGGAACGCGTGTTCAAGCGCGAGGCCGGCCTCGACTCGCGTGCCATCGGCATCATCGCGGGCTATCGCAAGCTGGAAGCTGCGCGGTGGCGCATCGTGCTTCCGCTGAAGGAACCCAAGCAGACGAACCTCTACAAGGTCTGGCAGTTCTCGCCGAGCGAACAGGCGGTGCAGGTCGCCGTGCGGAAGACCGGCATCGAGTTGCTACCAAGTCGTTAGTTTTCTGCGCTGCCTAATACCAAAGTGGCCAAAACGCCCCACGTACAGGCCCATCGCGCGTGAAAAGGCAGTGCAAAACCTAAGACTCGCCGTGTAGCATCAGTACACAAAAAAACCGGTCGATCGGGAGGTCGTTCATCAACGCACCTCCGCGCTCCCAGTGAGCAATCTCAGGAGGTTCCTTGGTGACAGTCCGCAATACGGGCGCTGGTAGAAATGGCGCTCATCCGCAGGCGTTGGCGAACAGGGTGGTGTGGTCCGAGGGCATGTACCTGCGGCCCCAGCACTTCCAGCAACTGGAGCGCTACGTCGAACAGTACGTCACGCGCCGCACGGCCGGCCTGCAAGGCGCCTACTGGGGATGGCTCCATCTGGAAATCGATCGCGACGCGTATGCGCTCGGCCGCGTGTCGCTGCTCGGCGGCGCCGGCGTGCTGCCCGACGGCACGCCGTTCTCCTTCGGTGCGGAAGACGCGCCGCTGCCCTACGAAGTGCCCACCGACCTCACCGACGAACTCATCGTGCTCGCGTTGCCGCTGCGCAGGCCCGGCAGCGAGGAAGTCATCTTCGCGGAAGACGAAGGCTCGGCCGCGCGCTTCGGCGTGATCGAGCGCGAGGTGAACGACGGCAATGCCGTGGCCCTCGGCCCGGCCACGCTGCAGCTCGCGTCGCCGCGACTGAAGCTCGCGCGCGCATCGTCGCTCACCGCCGAATGGCAGGCCATCGGCGCGGTGCGCGTGATCGAACGCCGCACCGACCACAAGCTGGTGGTCGACGCCAACTACATTCCGCCGGTGCTCGATGCATCGGCGCACGCCATGCTGCGCAGCATGATCGCAGAGCTGCACGGCCTGCTCACGCAGCGCTCCGAGGCGCTGGCCTCGCGGCTGTCGCAACCGGGCCGCGGCGGCGTGAGCGAGGTGTCCGATTTCCTGCTGCTGGAGCTGGTGAATCGCTATCTCGCGCTCACATGGCATGCGCAGCAGGCGGTGCAGGTGCATCCCGAGGAGCTGTTCGTCGACTGGCTCAAGCTGGCCTGCCACCTCGCCACGCACACCTCGCCCACGCGGCGTCCGGTGGTGTGGCCGGTGTACGACCACGACAACCTGAACGAAAGCATCCGTCCGCTGATCGAGGAGCTGCGGCGTTCGCTGTCGGCGGTGCTCGAGCAGAGCGCCATCGCCATCGAGCTCGAAGAGCGCAGCCACGGCGTGCGCGTGGGCCGCATGCCCGATCCGGTGCTGGTGCGCAATGCGGGTTTCGTGCTCGCGGTGCATGCCGACCTGCCGGCCGACGCCATCCAGCAGCGCTTCCCCACGCAGGTGAAGATCGGTTCGGTCGAGCGCATCCGCGACCTCGTGCAGCTGCAGCTGCCCGGCGTGGTGGTGCGGCCGCTACCGGTGGCGCCGCGCCAGATTCCGTACAACGCGGGCTACCACTACTTCGAACTCGACAAGAGCGGCGACATGTGGCGCCAACTCGAGAAGTCGGGCGGCGTCGCGATGCACCTGGCCGGTGACTTCCCGGGGCTGGCGATGGAGTTCTGGGCCATTCGTCCGTGAGGGACCCTATGAACAACGACATGGCCGTCGGCCCGGGTGGCTTCGTGCCGCCGAATCCGGGCGGCGGTGCGATGGGCGACGCTTCCACCGCGCCACGCGGCATCGGCGCGCAGCCCGAATCCTTCACCGCCTGGCACGACACGCGCCGCCCGCATGCGGGCGACACCGCCATCGCGGGCAACAACCCGCTGGTGGCCGCGGCCAATCCGCTGCTCGACCTGATCCCGCAGATCCGCGCCACCGGCCACCATCCGTCGCCCGCGCAGCTGCGCGAGCACCTGGTCGACGAGGTGCGCCGCTTCGAGACACGCGCGCAGCAGGCGGGCATCGCGCCCGAGGTGATCATCGGTGCGCGCTACTGCCTGTGCACCGCGGTCGACGAGGCCGCCGCGCTCACGCCATGGGGCGGCAGCATCTGGTCGTCGCAGAGCCTGCTGGTGATGTTCCACAACGAGACCTGGGGCGGAGAGAAGTTCTTCCAGCTGCTGTCGCGGCTGGTGCAGAACCCGCAGCAGCACCTCCACCTGATCGAGCTCATCTACTTCTGCCTGGCCATGGGCTTCGAGGGGCGCTTCCGCGTCATCGACAACGGCCGCACGCAGCTCGAGACCCTCAAGCAGCGGCTGCTGCAGATCATCCGGCAGACGCGCGGCGAGATCCCGGTGCCGCTGTCGCCGCACTGGCAGGACGCCAGCGCGCCGGTGCGCCGCACACGCAACTGGCTGCCGGTGTGGGCGGTGGGTGCCGTGGCCGCGGTGCTGCTGGTGCTGGCCTTCGCGCTGCTCAGCTTCAACCTCGCCGGCACTTCCGACGGCGCCTTCGCGGCGGTGAATGCGGTGCGGCTGCCGCAGACCGCGCGCGCCGTCGTCATGCCCGCGCCGCAGCCGCGCCTGCAGCGCTTCCTCGAAGCGGAGATCCGCGAGGGCCTCCTGACCGTGCGCGACGAGGCCGACCGCAGCGTGGTGGTGCTGCGCGGCGACGGCCTGTTCGCCTCGGGCTCCGACCGCGTGCTCGACCGCTACGCGCCGGTGCTCGCGCGCGTGGCCGATGCGCTCAACTCGGTCGAAGGCAACGTGCTGGTCAGCGGCTTCAGCGACGACCAGCCGATCCGCAGCGTGCGCTTTCCGTCCAACTGGCAACTCTCGCAGGCCCGCGCCGACGCGGTGAAGAAGATGATCTCGCAGCGCATCGCACGGCCCGAACGCCTGCGCGCCGAAGGGCGCGGCGATGCCGACCCGATCGCGCCCAACGACTCCGCAGCCAACCGCGCGCGCAACCGCCGGGTGGAGGTGACGCTGCTGGTGGCGCCTGTCGCCGGTGGTTCGGGCGTGCCCGCGCAGGCCGCGCCCGCGCCGCAAGCCGGAGGTGCCCGCTGATGCTGCGCGCCATCTTCCGCTTCGTCATCAGCCGCGATCTCTGGGTCTTCCTGGGCCTTGTCGCCCTCGCCTTCCTGATCTGGATCATCGGCCCCGCCATCGCCGTGGGCCGCTACCGTCCGCTCGAGGACGAGATCGTGCGCATCGCCGTCATCGTGCTGATGTTCGCGATCTGGCTCGTGCGCGTCATCTACCGCAAGTGGCGCGAGCGCCGGCTCAATGCGCAGTTGCTCAACCAGCTGCGCACGCCCTCCAAGAAGGAGAAGGAGGCCAAGCCCGAGGACGCCCCCGAGATCAAGGAGCTGCAGACCGGCTTCGACGACGCCACCGCCATCCTGAAGAACATGCGCTTCGGCGAGGACGCCGACGGCAAGCCCGCGGGCCGCTTCTCGCTGTTCGACCGGCAGTACCTGTACCAGCTGCCCTGGTACATCTTCATCGGTGCGCCGGGCTCGGGCAAGACCACGGCGCTGGTCAACTCCGACCTCGACTTTCCGCTCGCCGACCAGCTCGGCAAGGCCGCGGTGCGCGGCATCGGCGGCACGCGCAACTGCGACTGGTGGTTCACCAACGAAGCGGTGCTGATCGACACCGCGGGCCGCTACACCACGCACGAGAGCAACCGCGAGACCGACGAAGGCGAGTGGAAGGGCTTCATCGAGCTGCTGAAGAAGTTCCGACCGCGCCAACCGATCAACGGCGCCATCCTCACGATCAGCATTGCCGACCTGCCGCTGGCTGACGATGCCCAGCGCGCGCGCCACGCCATGGCGCTGCGCAAGCGGCTGCTGGAGCTGCGCAACGACCTGGGCATCGACTTCCCGGTGTACGTGCTGGTCACCAAGACCGACCTGCTGGCGGGCTTCAACGAGTACTTCGGCTCGCTGGGCCGCGCCGAGCGACAGCAGGTGTGGGGCTTCACCTTCCCGATCCAGGGCAACCCGGCGAGCAGGAAGGCGGGCAAGGACGGCAAGAGCGCCGCCGCCGTCAACGGCGACCTGCGCGAGCGCTTCCACCAGGAATACAAGCTGCTGCACCAGCGCCTCGACGAGCGCCTGCCCGAGCTGCTGGCGGCCGAGTCCGACCCGATGCGCCGCGCGCAGGCGTACCTGCTGCCGCAGCAGTTCGCGAGCTTCGAGGACATCCTCGGCACCTTCCTGGCCGATGTGTTCAACCCCTCGAAATTCGAGGCAGCCTCGATGCTGCGCGGCGTCTACTTCACCAGCGGCACGCAGGAAGGCACGGCCTTCGACCGCGTGATGGGCGCCATCAAGCGCTACCTGCAGGTCAACGCGCCGCCGGCGCCGCCGCCGGGCCCGGGCAAGAGCTACTTCCTCAAGGAACTGCTGCAGCAGGTGATCTTCCGCGACGCGGGCGTGGCCGGCACCAACCTGCGCTGGTACCGGCGCAAGCGCGCCATCGACATCGCGGGCTACAGCGCCATCGGCGTGCTGATGGTGCTCCTGCTGGGCGCGTGCGTGAACAGCTGGCGCAACAACAAGGATTACGTGGCCGAGGTCGACACGAGCGCCAAGGCCTTCAACAAGGCGGCCGCGCGCGGGGAGCTGCCGACGGTGGTCGATTCCAGCGGCGACATCGCCAGTTCGCTGCTCATCCTCGACAGGCTGCGCGACCTGCCGAAGTCGGCACGCTTCGATGTCGGCGACCCGCCCATGTCGTACCGCTTCGGCCTCTACCAGGGCGAGAAGCTGCAGGCCGCCACCGACGGCGTGTACCAGCGCGCGCTCGAGACCGTGCTGCTGCCGCAGGCCGCGCAGCGCATCGAGCAGTCGCTGCGCGAGGCCTCGAAGAACGATGCAGAGTACAGCTACGAAGCCCTCAAGGCGTACCTCATGCTGTTCGACGCCGAGCGCTACGACGCCGACTTCCTGCAGGCATGGCTGCTGACCGACGTGGACCGCAAGATCGGCGCGTCGCTCACGCGCGAGCAACGCACCAACCTCGAGTCGCACCTGAAGGCGCTGTTCGTGGGACGCGTGCTGACGTCGCCGTTCGCGAAGGACGAGCGCCTGATCACGCAGACGCGCGAGCGCCTGGCAGGAGTTCCGCTGGCGCAGCGCTCGTATGCGCGGCTGCGCCGCATCCTGCTGCAGACCAGCCAGCCCAACGCCTTCACGATCGCCGAGGCGGGCGGGGCCGAGTCGGCGCTGGTGATCCGCCGTGCGAGCGGCAAGCCGCTGACCGACGGCATTCCCACGCTGTTCACCTACCGCGGCTACTGGGACATCTTCGACAAGCGCATGGCCGAGACGGCGCTGTCTCTCGAGCAGGAGGACCGCTGGGTGCTGCAGATCCGCGCGCCCGGCATGGCCGACATCACCTCGCGCGAACTGCTGCTGCGCGAGGTGCGCCGGCTCTACCTCACCGACTACATCAAGGTGTGGGACGACTACCTGGTCGACATCCGTCTGGCCGACAGCCGTTCGCTGCTGCAGAGCATCCAGATGACGCGCGTGCTCTCGACGTCCGAGTCGCCGATGTCGCGCATCATCCGCGGCGCCGCGCGCGAGACCGACCTGCTGCGCAATCACGACGAGGCTGCGCGCAGCCTGCTCGACCAGGCGCAGAACCGCGTGCAGAGCACCCGCGAGCGCATCGAGCAGCTCATCGGCCAGCCCGACGGCAGCCAGCGGCGCAACACGCAGCTCGACCGGCCCGAGTCGCTGGTGGACAACCACTTCGAGCCGCTGCGCCGCATGGTCACCGCGCCCAGGCAGGGCGGACAGGCCCCCATCGACGCCACGGCCGCGCTGATCAACGAGCTCTACAACTTCCTCACCGCCACGGACACCGCGCTGCGCAGCGGCAACATCCCGCCGTCGAGCGACGCCGTCACCAAGGTGCAGGCCGAGGCGGGGCGGTTGCCGGTGCCGTTCCAGGGCATGCTGAACGACCTGTCGGCCACCGCGTCGTCGAAGGCGGCAGCGGTGACCCGGCAGAACATCGGGCAGAGCGCCGCGGCGAGCATCGGCTCGTTCTGCAACCAGGCGATCGCGGGACGCTACCCGTTCACGCGCGGCTCGGGTCGTGACGTGGCCTCGGGCGACTTCGCGCAGCTGTTCGCGCCGGGCGGGATGATGGACGACTTCTTCCAGAAGAACCTCGTCACGCAGGTCGATACCTCGGTGAACCCGTGGGCCTTCAAGCGCGGCGTGGACGGCGCGGCGGCGGGGCGTTCGGCGTACCTCGATTCGTTCCAGAAGGCGCAGGCCATCCGCGACGTGTTCTTCTCGGGCATGGCGGGCGGGCGCACGCCGTCGTTCACGCTGGACATCCGGCCCGAGGACATGGACGCCGCGCTCACGCAGTTCACGCTCGATGTCGACGGCCAGACGGTGCGCTACGCGCACGGCCCGCAGGCGCCCAGCACCATCAAGTGGCCGGGCCCGCGCAACAGCAACCAGGTGCGCCTGCAGGTCACCACCGCGAACGGCACGCCGGCCGGCGGCATCGTGACCGAAGGGCCGTGGGCGTTGCACCGGTTGTTCGACAAGGCCTCGATCTCCTCGGGAAAATCGCCCGAGTCGTTCAACGCGACCTTCGACCTGCAGGGCAAGAAGGTGGTGCTGGCCGTGACGGCGAACAGCGTCTACAACCCGCTGCGCCTGCCGCAGATGACGAGCTTCTCGTGCCCCGGAAAGTCATGATGGGCATGGGCGGAATCTCCAGTGCGGTGAATCGTGTTTCTCGCACCCCGGCCGGAGGAGGGCAGGGGTGGCGGCGCGCGGTGTCTCCATCGCGCGCCCTGCCTGCTCCCATCGCGACCGTTCCCCTGAGGGCGAAGGATCGAAACGGGGAGCGCGCATGAACAGCGGTCTTCCCCCGCAGGCCTGGGTGCCTGTCGACGAACAGATCGGCTGGTACGGCAAGCTGCCCGCCGCCGGCGACTTTCTCTACCGCCGCATGTCGCGCGAGCTGCAGGCCTGGTGGGACCGCTGGATGCAGAACGGGCTGGGCAGCTTCAAGCGCTGGCCCGATGCGATGACGCGGCACTACGCGGTGGCGCCGGTGTGGAACTTCGCGATTCCCGCCACGCATGGCGTGGACGCGGTGCAGTTCGGCTGCATCGCGCCGAGCTGTGACCGCGTGGGCCGCTATTACCCGGTGTGCGTCACGCTGCAGGTGGCTGCGCGCAACTACCGTCCGTCGGTGCTGGAGGGCTCGGCGGGCTGGTACTGGCAATGCGGCAACGCGCTGCTGCAGGCGATCCGCCACGGCGTGGCGCCCGACCAGTTCGACGGCCAGGTGCTGGCCGCCGGGCGCGCAGGCTTCCACACGGCCAGCGGCGGTTCGGACGACATCCTCTCGATCCTCGGGCCTACGGCCGGTGGCGAGAGCGCCCAGCAGCGCCTGGGCTGGCCGGAGCTTCCACTGTGCTTCGACCCGCTCGGCAGCACGAGCTACTGGTGGACCAACCAGGCCGACGGGTCGCCGTTGCGCACCGCCGCCCATGGCGGGGGCCTCAACACACCGCTGTTTTCAAAGTTGTTTTCGCAGGGGCATGTGCCATGGGCGTGAAGAGCCACAAGAGCCACGGTCCCGCAGGAGGAGGAAGCGCATGACGACGACGCACGATACCGGCCTGGGCACGCTGCCGGCCGACCCGCAGGAGCGGCCGCACCCGCTGGGCGTGGGCCACCGGCTCGACGAGTTCGAACTGCTGGAGGTGATCGGCGAGGGCGGCTTCGGCATCGTCTACCGCGCCTACGACCACTCGCTGCAGCGCGAGGTGGCCATCAAGGAATACATGCCCTCGATGCTCGCGCGCCGCGTCGGCGACAACAGCGTGCACGTGCGCTCCGAGCGGCTCACGGCCACCTTCGAGGCGGGCCTGCGCAGCTTCATCAACGAGGCGCGCACCCTCGCGCAGTTCAGCCATCCGGCGCTGGTGCGGGTGCACCGCTTCTGGGAGTCCAATTCCACCGCCTACATGGCGATCCAGCTCTACAAGGGCCGCACGCTGCGCCGCCTCGCCGAGGACGAGCCCGGCCGCGTCACCGAGACCTGGCTGCTCGGCATGCTCGGGCCGCTGCTGGGCGCCCTCGAGACGCTGCACCGCAGCCAGTGCTTCCACCGCGACATCGCGCCCGACAACATCTTCGTGCAGCTCGACGACTCGCCGGTGCTGCTGGACTTCGGCGCGGCGCGCAAGTCGATCGCCGACCTGGTCGACGAGGTGGCGGTGATGGTGAAGTCGGGCTACTCGCCGATCGAGCAGTACGCCGACGACAACACGCTGCTGCAGGGAGCGTGGACCGACCTCTACGCACTGGGCGCGGTGCTGTACCGCGCGGTCACCGGCCATCCGCCGCCCTCGGCCGTGGTGCGCAGCGTGCAGGACGCCTACGTGCCGCTGTCGTCGATGGGCCGGCCCGACCTGAGCCCCGCCTTCTGCGCCGCGGTCGACCACACGCTAGCGGTGCACAGCAAGGACCGCACGCAGACCGTGGCGGCCTTCGCAGCCGAGCTCGGCCTGACCCGGCTCGGCGATCTCTACGTGAACGGCATGGCCGTGCCGACGGTGATCATTCCCACCGCGCCCGTGCCGGCTGCGCCGCCGCCGCCGCCGCTGGTGCCGCAGCAGCAGGTCGTGCCGCAGTCCTATCCGCCTGCTTCGGCGCCGGTACCGCTGGAGCCGGCCGGCACGGCCGGCTTCGCGGCGCCGCCCGTTGCGGCGGCGGAGCCGGCGAAGGTCAAGGTGAAGGCGTCCTCCGGTGCCGCGTCGGCGCGTTCGTCGACGAAGAAGAAGTCGTCCGGGCTGTCCTGGCTGCTGGTCGGCGGACTCGTCGTTGCGCTGGTGGCGGTGGGCAGCTGGATCGGCCTGCGCCTGACCTCGGCCAAGCAGGAGACCACGACGGCCATGGTGCCCGTGCCGCCGCCGGCCTCGCCGATGTCGAGCACCAGCGCGCCGCCGGCCGTGGCAGTGTCGCCCGCGGGCACGCCGGCACCGGCCGACGCGACGCCGGCACCGGCGGCCGGCGCAGCCGCGACACCGCCTGCGGCAACCGCCAGCGCCGCAGCAGCCCCTGCGGCTGGTGCTGCCGCCCCGGGCACCGGTGTGCTGACGCCGCTGGACAACGTGCAGGTCAATCCGCCGGCGCCGCCGCCCGAGACCGCGCTGGCCACCGCCGAGGCCGAGGACTGGAACCTCGCGCAGACCGAGAACACGCGCGAGGGCTACGAGGCCTACCTGCGCCGCTACCGCCGCGGCCTGCATGCGCGCGAGGCGCGCAACGCGATCGCCGAGATCAACCGGCTCTCGCCGCCGCCCGTGGCCGTCGATCCGTCGGCGCTGCCGCCAGGAGCGCCGGGCGCCCCGGTGGCCGGCGCCGCGCCCGCGGCCCCGCCGGGCATGGGCCGGGTGAACTTCAACATCCGGCCCTGGGGCCAGGTGTTTGTCGACGGCGCCGACCGCGGCGTGAGCCCGCCGCTCAAGTCGCTGCCGCTGCGCCCCGGCATCTACAACATCGAGGTGCGCAATGGCGATCTCGAGGTGTTCCGCCAGCGCGTGACGGTGCAGGACAGCAAGTCGGCGCCGGTGGTGAGCCACGAGTTCAAGTAAGCCCCGCCGGCACGGCGTGGTCCGCGTGCCACTTTCGCGTCGACCGGCTCATCGGCGAAGGGCCTCGCGAGCTCACTTGTGCTGCGCGCCGGCCAGCACCCGGCGGTACTGCACCGCCTCGGCCACGTGCGGCACCTCCACCGCGTCGGCGCCGACCAGGTCTGCGATCGTGCGTGCCACCTTCAGCGCGCGGTGCGTGCTGCGCGCCGACCAGCCAAGCTTGTTCGCCGCGTTGAACATGAACTGCCGCGCCGCGGGATCGAGCGCGGCATGCCGGTCGATCGCGCCGCCCTGCAGCGCCTGGTTGGCATGGCCCTGGCGGCGCATCGCGCGTTCGCGGGCGGCGACCACGCGCGTGCGGATGCTGTCGGTCGATTCGCCGGGCGGTGCATCGAGCAGCAGCTGTGCCGACACCGCGGGCACCTCGATGTGCAGGTCGATGCGATCCAGCAGCGGGCCGCTGAGCTTGGCCTGGTAGCGCAGCACCTGGGTCGGCGTGCAGCGGCAGGGCCTCAGCGAGGAGCCGAGGTAGCCGCAGGGGCAGGGATTCATCGCCGCGATCAGCTGGAAGCGCGCGGGAAACTCGGCGCTGAGCGCCGCACGGGAGATCGTGATGGTGCCGGTTTCCAGGGGCTCGCGCAGCGCCTCGAGGGCCGACCTCGCGAACTCCGGAAATTCGTCGAGAAAGAGCACGCCGCGATGCGCGCGCGAAATCTCGCCCGGCCGCGGCGGCGAGCCGCCGCCCACCAGCGCCACCGCGCTCGAGGTGTGAT encodes:
- a CDS encoding serine/threonine protein kinase, whose protein sequence is MTTTHDTGLGTLPADPQERPHPLGVGHRLDEFELLEVIGEGGFGIVYRAYDHSLQREVAIKEYMPSMLARRVGDNSVHVRSERLTATFEAGLRSFINEARTLAQFSHPALVRVHRFWESNSTAYMAIQLYKGRTLRRLAEDEPGRVTETWLLGMLGPLLGALETLHRSQCFHRDIAPDNIFVQLDDSPVLLDFGAARKSIADLVDEVAVMVKSGYSPIEQYADDNTLLQGAWTDLYALGAVLYRAVTGHPPPSAVVRSVQDAYVPLSSMGRPDLSPAFCAAVDHTLAVHSKDRTQTVAAFAAELGLTRLGDLYVNGMAVPTVIIPTAPVPAAPPPPPLVPQQQVVPQSYPPASAPVPLEPAGTAGFAAPPVAAAEPAKVKVKASSGAASARSSTKKKSSGLSWLLVGGLVVALVAVGSWIGLRLTSAKQETTTAMVPVPPPASPMSSTSAPPAVAVSPAGTPAPADATPAPAAGAAATPPAATASAAAAPAAGAAAPGTGVLTPLDNVQVNPPAPPPETALATAEAEDWNLAQTENTREGYEAYLRRYRRGLHAREARNAIAEINRLSPPPVAVDPSALPPGAPGAPVAGAAPAAPPGMGRVNFNIRPWGQVFVDGADRGVSPPLKSLPLRPGIYNIEVRNGDLEVFRQRVTVQDSKSAPVVSHEFK
- a CDS encoding DotU family type VI secretion system protein; translation: MNNDMAVGPGGFVPPNPGGGAMGDASTAPRGIGAQPESFTAWHDTRRPHAGDTAIAGNNPLVAAANPLLDLIPQIRATGHHPSPAQLREHLVDEVRRFETRAQQAGIAPEVIIGARYCLCTAVDEAAALTPWGGSIWSSQSLLVMFHNETWGGEKFFQLLSRLVQNPQQHLHLIELIYFCLAMGFEGRFRVIDNGRTQLETLKQRLLQIIRQTRGEIPVPLSPHWQDASAPVRRTRNWLPVWAVGAVAAVLLVLAFALLSFNLAGTSDGAFAAVNAVRLPQTARAVVMPAPQPRLQRFLEAEIREGLLTVRDEADRSVVVLRGDGLFASGSDRVLDRYAPVLARVADALNSVEGNVLVSGFSDDQPIRSVRFPSNWQLSQARADAVKKMISQRIARPERLRAEGRGDADPIAPNDSAANRARNRRVEVTLLVAPVAGGSGVPAQAAPAPQAGGAR
- the tssM gene encoding type VI secretion system membrane subunit TssM, yielding MLRAIFRFVISRDLWVFLGLVALAFLIWIIGPAIAVGRYRPLEDEIVRIAVIVLMFAIWLVRVIYRKWRERRLNAQLLNQLRTPSKKEKEAKPEDAPEIKELQTGFDDATAILKNMRFGEDADGKPAGRFSLFDRQYLYQLPWYIFIGAPGSGKTTALVNSDLDFPLADQLGKAAVRGIGGTRNCDWWFTNEAVLIDTAGRYTTHESNRETDEGEWKGFIELLKKFRPRQPINGAILTISIADLPLADDAQRARHAMALRKRLLELRNDLGIDFPVYVLVTKTDLLAGFNEYFGSLGRAERQQVWGFTFPIQGNPASRKAGKDGKSAAAVNGDLRERFHQEYKLLHQRLDERLPELLAAESDPMRRAQAYLLPQQFASFEDILGTFLADVFNPSKFEAASMLRGVYFTSGTQEGTAFDRVMGAIKRYLQVNAPPAPPPGPGKSYFLKELLQQVIFRDAGVAGTNLRWYRRKRAIDIAGYSAIGVLMVLLLGACVNSWRNNKDYVAEVDTSAKAFNKAAARGELPTVVDSSGDIASSLLILDRLRDLPKSARFDVGDPPMSYRFGLYQGEKLQAATDGVYQRALETVLLPQAAQRIEQSLREASKNDAEYSYEALKAYLMLFDAERYDADFLQAWLLTDVDRKIGASLTREQRTNLESHLKALFVGRVLTSPFAKDERLITQTRERLAGVPLAQRSYARLRRILLQTSQPNAFTIAEAGGAESALVIRRASGKPLTDGIPTLFTYRGYWDIFDKRMAETALSLEQEDRWVLQIRAPGMADITSRELLLREVRRLYLTDYIKVWDDYLVDIRLADSRSLLQSIQMTRVLSTSESPMSRIIRGAARETDLLRNHDEAARSLLDQAQNRVQSTRERIEQLIGQPDGSQRRNTQLDRPESLVDNHFEPLRRMVTAPRQGGQAPIDATAALINELYNFLTATDTALRSGNIPPSSDAVTKVQAEAGRLPVPFQGMLNDLSATASSKAAAVTRQNIGQSAAASIGSFCNQAIAGRYPFTRGSGRDVASGDFAQLFAPGGMMDDFFQKNLVTQVDTSVNPWAFKRGVDGAAAGRSAYLDSFQKAQAIRDVFFSGMAGGRTPSFTLDIRPEDMDAALTQFTLDVDGQTVRYAHGPQAPSTIKWPGPRNSNQVRLQVTTANGTPAGGIVTEGPWALHRLFDKASISSGKSPESFNATFDLQGKKVVLAVTANSVYNPLRLPQMTSFSCPGKS
- the tagF gene encoding type VI secretion system-associated protein TagF, coding for MNSGLPPQAWVPVDEQIGWYGKLPAAGDFLYRRMSRELQAWWDRWMQNGLGSFKRWPDAMTRHYAVAPVWNFAIPATHGVDAVQFGCIAPSCDRVGRYYPVCVTLQVAARNYRPSVLEGSAGWYWQCGNALLQAIRHGVAPDQFDGQVLAAGRAGFHTASGGSDDILSILGPTAGGESAQQRLGWPELPLCFDPLGSTSYWWTNQADGSPLRTAAHGGGLNTPLFSKLFSQGHVPWA
- the tssK gene encoding type VI secretion system baseplate subunit TssK: MYLRPQHFQQLERYVEQYVTRRTAGLQGAYWGWLHLEIDRDAYALGRVSLLGGAGVLPDGTPFSFGAEDAPLPYEVPTDLTDELIVLALPLRRPGSEEVIFAEDEGSAARFGVIEREVNDGNAVALGPATLQLASPRLKLARASSLTAEWQAIGAVRVIERRTDHKLVVDANYIPPVLDASAHAMLRSMIAELHGLLTQRSEALASRLSQPGRGGVSEVSDFLLLELVNRYLALTWHAQQAVQVHPEELFVDWLKLACHLATHTSPTRRPVVWPVYDHDNLNESIRPLIEELRRSLSAVLEQSAIAIELEERSHGVRVGRMPDPVLVRNAGFVLAVHADLPADAIQQRFPTQVKIGSVERIRDLVQLQLPGVVVRPLPVAPRQIPYNAGYHYFELDKSGDMWRQLEKSGGVAMHLAGDFPGLAMEFWAIRP
- the tssJ gene encoding type VI secretion system lipoprotein TssJ; amino-acid sequence: MHRRSLLQGALATTPLFAGLVSGCASTAKSMPTPYAVTIRIDDGVNPDGRGQAAPILVKVFELKSSGNFETADYFALQDRDRETLMTELVNADQAIMRSGEERVFKREAGLDSRAIGIIAGYRKLEAARWRIVLPLKEPKQTNLYKVWQFSPSEQAVQVAVRKTGIELLPSR